CAAATCGAAAAACGCGCCATCCGCGAGACGCTCCGGCTCACCGGCGGAAACCGCGAGCAGGCCGCCAAGCTCCTGGGCATCGGCGAACGCACGCTCTACCGCAAGCTCCGTGAGTACGGCCTCCGCTAGCTGCCCGCCGGCTTGACCTGCTGCCGCGGAATGTGCGTCACGTAGATAATCTTCGCCGGCTTCTTGCCCAGGTTGGTGGTCGAGTGCTCGAGGTCGGCGCGATACGTCGCCGCGTCGCCGGCCGCCAGCTCGATGGGCTCGCCGCCGACCTCCAGCCGCACCCGGCCGTCGAGTACGTACGCCGTCTCCAGACTGCCCGCCGGGTGGGGCGGGAAGCCCTCGCAGTCGCTGCCGACCGGATAGGTGTAGTGCAGCACCTCGACGCCGTGCTTGACGAGCGTGCGGCTCAGGATCCGCCGCTCCATCTGGTTCTCGGGGTCGACCAGCACCCGCTGGTCCCTGGCCCGGTCGACCGTGAACACGGGCTTGTCTTCCAGGTCCAGCAGGTCCGAGATGCCGCAGCCCAGGCCCAGGGCGATCTGGCCCAGGAGCCTGATCGTCGGGTTCTTGCGGTCGGCCTCCACGTCGCACAGCATGGCCTTGCTGACCCCGCTGCGGCGGGCGAGCTCGGCCTGGGTCATGCCCATCTGCTCACGCTTGGCCCGGACCGACGCGCCGATGTCAGAGGTCGACGGCTCGGGCGTGGGGACTGTTTTCTTGGCCATCGAATAATTCTCTATTGCGAACGAGTGACAGACGATAGTAGTAATCGTACACTATAGCGAACTGTACGAGTTCGTTTCTCGGCAATCCAGTCAAGGAGCGTTCACCATGAAGAACATCATCGCAACCCCCTGCACCACCGCCTGCAGCCTCGGCATCGCCACACGATGGGCCCTCGGCGGCCTGATCCTCGCCAGCGCCATCCTCACGCTGCTGGTCGCGACCGCCTGAGACCGCCGCAGTTCAACTCTCCCCAAGGCCCCGGCCGCCTGCCGGGGCTTTTTGCTGCGCCTGGATTGACTGCACCCCGTTCGCCGATAGTGTTGGCCCTTAGACATTCCCCCGCAGCGGCCTGGAGGCCCCGGGGAGAGAGGGGGCATCGATGATCGAGTTCAACCTGATCACCACTGCGAACGGCCAGTCGATGCTCCTCGATACCGATCCGATTGTTGATCGAGTATCGCGTCAGCTTCGCAAGGCTTGACGCCACGCCGGCCTCGCCCGGCCCCCAGCAACACAACCCATCGCCACCCCGCCGCGCTCTTGCGTGACGTGCGTGCGCTGATCAGCCGACGCGCCTGATCGCGTCGGCTTCCCCCGCATCCAGTCCGCGGTTCCTTCTGGGCGCATGGTGTGCCGCGAGAGGGCCGCTGCTCCGCCGTCGGCGTGCGCGCCCGCGGCTACGAGGAGGTTCGCCATGTTGTCGCAACGCTTCGCCGAGTCCTGGTCGCCCGCGCTCACCGTGGCCGCCACGGTACTCGGCATCGTCACCATCGCACGGGGCGCGTGGAAGCTCGTTCGCTTCGTCGGCCTGCTGCGATTGTTCAGGCGATGGTGCATCGCCGCGAATGCGCGCCTGGGCATCGTCGACCAGCGCGGCGTGCTCACCGAGCGCGAGCGCCGGGCGATCGAGGGCCGCACCAGCGCGAGCGAGCGCGCCGGCCCGCCCATGATCTTCTGATGCCTTTAAGCTTGAACGAGGCCCGGGCGCACGCCCGGGCCTTGTCATGCCCTCACCAATCGAGCGGACTGCGCCACGTCCGGGCCATCTCTTCGACGTCGACCGAGGCGTCATCGAGACGCAACGCGCCGGATGCGTCGAGCGTCGCCAGCCGCGTGCACCGGACGCCCTCGAACATGCTCGCAACGTGATCTACGTCTTCGGCGGCGACCTCCAGCAGGTATCGACCGGGCAGCTCCTCGAACGGATCGACATCGCCGAGGCCATCGACGTTCGCACCGATCGGCGCTGCAGGCGTACTTCCGGCAATGAGCATCTCGGCGAGCGCCACGAGCACGCCCCCATCGCTCACGTCGTGGGCGCTCAGCACGAGGCCCTGCTCGATCGCCTTCGCCACGCCAGCGGCCGCCTTCGGGCCGTGCGCGAGCCGTTGCCAGTCGGCAGATCCATCCACGAGCACGATCGCGTTGCCCGCCTGCTTGGCGTCGCTCGTCACGCACTTGTCGATGTCGTGCACGATGCCCAGCCCCGTGATGAGCAGCGTGGGCGGGATGCGGATCGTCGTGCCGTCGTCGGCGCGGAACTGGTTGTTGAGCGAGTCCTTGCCGCTCACAAAGGGCGTGCGGTAGGCCTTGGCGCCGTCGTAGCAGCCGATAGCAGCGCGCACGAGGTGGCCCAGGCTCTCGGCGTCTTTCACGCCCGGCCAGCAGAAGTTGTCGAGGATGGCGATGCGGCTGGGGTCCGCCCCGACGCACACGAGGTTTCGCACGCACTCGTCGATGGCGGCGAGTGCCATGAGGTACGGGTCGCCGCCGATGTCTGGGTCGCCCACGCGCGTCTGCAATCCACAGCCGATCGCCACGCCGCGCCCCGTGCCCGGCACCGGCTCGATGACCGACGCATCGCCCGGTCCGCGGCTCGCACCGTCGTCGGCGGGCGGGCCGACCAGCGGCTTGAGCACCGTGTTG
This Phycisphaerales bacterium DNA region includes the following protein-coding sequences:
- a CDS encoding XRE family transcriptional regulator, whose amino-acid sequence is MAKKTVPTPEPSTSDIGASVRAKREQMGMTQAELARRSGVSKAMLCDVEADRKNPTIRLLGQIALGLGCGISDLLDLEDKPVFTVDRARDQRVLVDPENQMERRILSRTLVKHGVEVLHYTYPVGSDCEGFPPHPAGSLETAYVLDGRVRLEVGGEPIELAAGDAATYRADLEHSTTNLGKKPAKIIYVTHIPRQQVKPAGS